The sequence below is a genomic window from Mugil cephalus isolate CIBA_MC_2020 chromosome 14, CIBA_Mcephalus_1.1, whole genome shotgun sequence.
tttaagattttttacAAGCATAATTGTAAAAGGCATGCTAGCTCACCTTGTGAATATTTCCAATTTTGTGAAGCTTGTGGTGTATTCAGAATGGCCTTAACATGCTTCTTCCTCGATTTCTTCTAAAATATGTGCACCAATGAGGTCCGAAAAGGATGAATATcaaccaaaaaggaaaaatcgAGTTGCCAGATTGTTTCTGCCAGTCATGGTTACTCCTTTCTGCCCTCGTGAACGCGCATAGCTTCTGCCCAATGCTGGGCTATACGGGTGTCAGGGTGCGCGCTTGCATCATGTTGACGACAACATGGCGGCTCTGCGCTCCCGGCACAACATGGAGGCCGAGCGAGGAGCCGGCATCCACCCGACGCATGACGCATGACTCATCATCAGTGTCGAAAGTGATCGGAAATGATTAATTAAAACTTGAAATAATGCAATTTATGTTTCTATTTGCCGAGACTTGTTAACTTGACAcgataaaataagtaaatgaacAAACTGTGTAATCAGTACTGAACTGCTAGCTGCATGGCCACTGCAGTTAACAGTTATTACCGCTATGTTTGTGACACGGACaagatggaaaaagaaatgcatgtttAATGCTTATTTTGTACAGGGGAAACCAATCTCTATCTTTAATTGAGAGACAAATTTGAcgtttttaaagtgaaacaaactCCCTTTTTGTGGTTATGTCATTCAGAGGGCGGCAGTTGGCTAACGTTAGTTAACAGAGCCAAAATGGCGTCCAGTGGGCTCGCACGATTTTTTGAAAACGGTTAATTTAAGCCTAAAATATGACCGAACGCACTATAACGAACTCCCCCCCGTGTTGTTTTATAACCAGTAAATCGAAATGGGAAAGGAAAAAACCCACATCAACATCGTGGTCATTGGCCATGTCGACTCTGGCAAGTCCACCACCACCGGACACTTGATCTACAAGTGCGGAGGAATCGACAAGAGAACCATCGAGAAGTTCGAGAAGGAGGCCGCTGAGGTTGGTACTGTGGCCCACACAGTGACGCCGTATGCGGCATAGGGGTAGTGGGGAACGGGCGTGGTGGTAGGGAAGGAAATACTCCCTCATATTCCTTAGCAAAACCCGCCATCTACTGTTACAATGTGGGTAGTGTCTGTTTTCTACAATAGTACAAAATATACGGTTTTATTTTGGATATAGGTCGTAAAAAAGTGGACAATAGCTCTTAAATATCATGGGTACATAAAACAACTAAGCTTTTAATGAATGCAAATTGGTTGTCTgatacttttaatttattcatttattagaTGTTGACCcatttaatttgatattttctgGTCTAAATCAGGAAATTGCTTTTACATCATATTTAGGTAAAGATATTTTAACTTATTAGATGTTAAATACACACGAAAATTGGCGTTTCCCAAATTCAGGTAGTTTTACTCCTTTGAAGAGGCACAGTTTTATTTCCTAAACGTCATCTGTTTGGTTGTCCAGATGGGAAAGGGCTCCTTCAAGTACGCCTGGGTGCTGGACAAACTGAAGGCCGAGCGTGAGCGTGGTATCACCATCGATATTGCTCTGTGGAAGTTTGAGACCAGCAAGTACTACGTGACCATCATTGATGCCCCCGGACACAGGGACTTCATCAAGAACATGATCACTGGAACCTCTCAGGTAATTATCAACAACAAACCGCAAGGTCAACGAcaacatttgtgttgtgtgtatgttcTCATGTACTCACGTCTAAAATGTGGATTTCTAGGCTGACTGCGCTGTGCTGATCGTCGCTGCCGGTGTGGGTGAGTTCGAGGCCGGTATCTCCAAGAACGGCCAGACTCGTGAGCACGCCCTGCTCGCCTACACCCTGGGCGTGAAGCAGCTCATCGTCGGCGTCAACAAGATGGACTCCACCGAGCCCCCTTACAGCCAGAAGCGCTTTGAGGAAATCACCAAGGAGGTCAGCGCCTACATCAAGAAGATCGGCTACAACCCCGCCACCGTCGCCTTCGTCCCCATCTCTGGATGGCACGGAGACAACATGCTGGAGGCCAGCGACAAGGTGAGCGACCACCAGTCGtctcttctctgctgctgtggtttaTCTGGCATCGCGTCCAATGGGGTTTTTCTCTAATCTTTTCCCGTGTGCGTTTCAGATGAGCTGGTTCAAAGGCTGGAAGGTTGAGCGTAAGGAGGGTGGTGCCTCAGGAACCACCCTGCTGGAGGCCCTGGACTCCATCCTGCCCCCCTCCCGCCCCACCGACAAGCCCCTGCGTCTGCCCCTGCAGGACGTCTACAAAATTGGCGGTGAGTGGAGTCGCATCATGGCGTCGTAGCAAATGCGTTACGGCTAAATCAGAAGGTGTTTTCCACaaagagtttcctatttaaacctcaacttcccaccggCCTCTTGGAACTGatgaagctactcggatgaaacgtcttctcaaaacgtCCAGCCTCTTTTTAAACACCTGTTGGattaacatgacctggatgactaagaaccttcacacACATTATGGCTTGACTTGATAAATTCACTAATCATTTTCtccaatacaaaataaaatcaaatcggTTTAATAAACCAAGAAACACGCAGTGACGTGAAGTTACAGTAGAGAATTCATATGTCAAACAACAAAATGGCAAATATTcagcttatttttttacaaaatgtgtcCATATCGGAGTTACAtgtcttttatgtattttatatctAAAAATATAGGTTTATGGTAACTTTAGTGCTCAGACCCTCACATTAACACACGTCCTGGTCCATCTGATGTCAAAGCTTCAAGTACAGATGTGGACGCATCCAGAGAACACATCTGGAAAGTGGACTGGTTTGCTTAACATTGGTTAATGTGAACACACaaggtcacattaaagaccacctgCTCAACAGAGGTGCTATTGTGTCAGTTTCACCTCATtgagataaaattaaaaaacaaatacactatTATAAATGATGGCCAGAATTATATATCCATATATTTACATAAGTAACTTTTAAAATATCCTGTTCATGTGGTGGTTAGCTAACACAATAAGAAAAgataataagaaagaaagaaagaaagaaatcattaaATACACAAGTGTAATTAAATATGCAACCATGTTGACGTATGAAGAGCCAGAGATTAACAGTGTGTTTAAAGGCTTCCAGGGtttaagttaataataataattttgtaaataaaataaaataatgacagaaaataacttGTGTGTCCAATTGTGACGCACACTCACAAAAGAACAGCgatgttcatggttctgaaacaacagtagAGATCCACTAGAGACAGTGTATAACATCTGACTACTACCTATCGATCTATTAAATGATTTTTGTGTCCGTGAAGGGAACgaaactgagattggatctgAAACTCTGGTTTAGAAGATGCATTTTAATCCCAGAAT
It includes:
- the LOC125019503 gene encoding elongation factor 1-alpha, which translates into the protein MGKEKTHINIVVIGHVDSGKSTTTGHLIYKCGGIDKRTIEKFEKEAAEMGKGSFKYAWVLDKLKAERERGITIDIALWKFETSKYYVTIIDAPGHRDFIKNMITGTSQADCAVLIVAAGVGEFEAGISKNGQTREHALLAYTLGVKQLIVGVNKMDSTEPPYSQKRFEEITKEVSAYIKKIGYNPATVAFVPISGWHGDNMLEASDKMSWFKGWKVERKEGGASGTTLLEALDSILPPSRPTDKPLRLPLQDVYKIGGIGTVPVGRVETGVLKPGMVVTFAPPNLTTEVKSVEMHHESLTEALPGDNVGFNVKNVSVKEIRRGNVAGDSKNDPPQAAENFTAQVIILNHPGQISQGYAPVLDCHTAHIACKFSELKEKIDRRSGKKLEDNPKALKSGDAAIITMVPGKPMCVESFSQYPPLGRFAVRDMRQTVAVGVIKSVEKKVPSGGKVTKSAQKADKKK